In Pikeienuella piscinae, the sequence TTCGGCCGCGCGAAAGGGATGAAAGCCGCGCGCAATGAGCCCGGCGATCATCCCGGCGAGCACGTCCCCCGCCCCGGCGGTCGCCAGCCACGGGCACGCGCGTTCGTAATGCGCGGAGACGACGACCGCCTCGCCATCCGGCGCGGCGACGACGGTATCCGGCCCTTTCAGGAGTATGATGCAGCCCGCCAGCGCCGCCGCCGCCCGGGCCGCGTCCAGCTTCGAGAACGCAGGCCCACGCGCCGCCGGCGCCACGAGCTTTTCCGCCACCGCCGGGAAAAGCCGGCCAAACTCTCCCATATGCGGCGTAAGGACCACGCTTCGACCGCGCGTGAGTCGAAAGAGCGTTTCCGGTTCGTCCTGATAGGAACTCAGCGCGTCGGCGTCGAGCACCGCGCCGCGCTCTTCGTTCGCCAGCGCCGCCCCGACCTTCGCGCAGGTGTTTTCCCCCACGCCGAGACCGGGACCTAGCGCGACGACGTTGATCCTTCGGTCAACCAGAAGCTCTGAAATGCCCTCTATTCCCTTGACCGATCGTAACATTATGGCATCGAGTCGACTGGCGTTCTCGATAATCGCCGCCGGTGGCGCAGCGAGCGTGACCAAGCCTGCGCCGACACGCAGGGCCCCCCGCGCCGCCAGCCGCGCGGCGCCGCCCCGACCGACGCCGCCTGAAAGAATCAGCGCGTGGCCGTGGGAATATTTGTGGCCGATTGTCTTCGAGAGGCCCGGCCTGTTCGGCGCGCCGAGCCGTGCGGCCGCCGCTGGAACCCCGGCGAGGCCGATATCCACGACCCGCACGTCTCCACATAGCTGAGATGGTCCCTGCGCCAGGCGATGACCCAGTCTTTCATGATGAAACGTCACCGTCAGATCGCATTTCGTCGCCGCCGCCTCGTCGGACGGCTCCGCCTGAAGCGCGCGGCCGCTGTCGGCGCACATGCCGCTCGGCACATCAACCGCGACCACCGCCCCCGCTCCACCGAATCTCCGCCACGAGCGCGCCGCGCAAACGCGCGCGGCGCCCTCCAGCGGGCGCGTCAGGCCGGTGCCGAAAAGCGCGTCGATCACCAGATCATGGACGGATCGCCGCCCATCGGCGGCCTCGGTCAGAGGCCGGATCGCCCCCATCTCCCGCCAAAGGCTGCAATTCTCCGCCGCATCGGGCGGCAGATTGGCGGGAGCGCCGAGGAGAAA encodes:
- a CDS encoding NAD(P)H-hydrate dehydratase, with protein sequence MELLTAAEMRAIERAAIESGVATGRELMERAGRGVVAAILDWRPALARAPGRAAVLCGPGNNGGDGFVIARHLKMRGWAVDVFLLGAPANLPPDAAENCSLWREMGAIRPLTEAADGRRSVHDLVIDALFGTGLTRPLEGAARVCAARSWRRFGGAGAVVAVDVPSGMCADSGRALQAEPSDEAAATKCDLTVTFHHERLGHRLAQGPSQLCGDVRVVDIGLAGVPAAAARLGAPNRPGLSKTIGHKYSHGHALILSGGVGRGGAARLAARGALRVGAGLVTLAAPPAAIIENASRLDAIMLRSVKGIEGISELLVDRRINVVALGPGLGVGENTCAKVGAALANEERGAVLDADALSSYQDEPETLFRLTRGRSVVLTPHMGEFGRLFPAVAEKLVAPAARGPAFSKLDAARAAAALAGCIILLKGPDTVVAAPDGEAVVVSAHYERACPWLATAGAGDVLAGMIAGLIARGFHPFRAAESAAWLHQEAARGFGPGLIAEDIPERLPAVFRDLGL